The Chryseobacterium nakagawai genome has a segment encoding these proteins:
- a CDS encoding M20/M25/M40 family metallo-hydrolase produces MKKILGTSLLLFGMAAFGQAKEDSIQFSKISLEVLNNGKGYKDLRELTKNIGHRLSGSEAYEKSVQWAAQKLRDAGADKVWLQDVMIPVWVRGKESLHIKTSNGSWKSLKMLSLGNSEGTGGKDISGEIIMVKSMDDYNKLTPEQVKDKILFFNYAFKQSFIETFKGYGDASKYRTTAASLTAKKGGKYAIIRSLSSAFDDVPHTGAMRYEENVSKIPAVAIGSTTADELETLLKNKKITAKLNSNCGMKGEKLSHSVIGEITGKKDQSVIVVGGHLDSWDVGEGAHDDGAGIVQSIEVLRTFKKLGIQNNHTIRVVCFANEENGVKGGIQYGKTVKENNEKHLFAIESDAGGFAPRGIALDMDDAKRKQIQSWSKLFLPYGVYNFEEKFSGTDLYPLHDMGVPAAELMPDSQRYFDIHHTEEDTFDKVNRRELLLGAVAMTHIIYMIDKNW; encoded by the coding sequence ATGAAAAAGATACTAGGAACCTCATTATTACTTTTTGGAATGGCAGCTTTTGGCCAGGCTAAAGAAGATTCAATACAATTCAGCAAGATCTCCCTTGAAGTTTTAAATAACGGAAAAGGATATAAAGATCTACGCGAACTCACTAAAAATATCGGCCACCGTTTAAGCGGTTCCGAAGCCTATGAGAAATCTGTACAATGGGCAGCGCAAAAACTTCGTGATGCCGGAGCAGATAAAGTATGGCTTCAGGATGTGATGATCCCAGTTTGGGTAAGAGGAAAGGAATCCTTACACATAAAAACCTCCAACGGAAGCTGGAAAAGTCTTAAAATGCTTTCTCTCGGAAACTCTGAAGGTACAGGTGGAAAAGATATTTCAGGGGAAATCATTATGGTAAAATCTATGGATGATTACAATAAGCTTACTCCAGAACAGGTAAAAGACAAAATACTGTTCTTCAATTACGCTTTCAAACAATCATTTATAGAGACATTTAAAGGATATGGGGATGCTTCGAAATACAGAACAACTGCGGCATCATTAACCGCTAAAAAAGGAGGGAAATATGCTATTATTCGCTCTCTTTCATCAGCGTTTGATGACGTTCCTCATACAGGAGCGATGCGTTATGAAGAAAACGTTTCTAAAATACCAGCTGTAGCCATTGGAAGCACTACAGCAGATGAACTGGAAACCCTATTAAAGAACAAAAAAATTACAGCAAAACTGAATTCCAACTGTGGAATGAAAGGAGAGAAACTCTCCCACTCTGTCATTGGGGAGATTACAGGTAAAAAAGATCAGAGTGTAATTGTTGTAGGTGGTCACCTTGATTCCTGGGATGTAGGAGAAGGGGCTCATGATGACGGTGCCGGAATTGTCCAGAGTATTGAAGTTTTGAGAACATTTAAAAAACTAGGGATACAAAACAACCATACCATCAGAGTTGTTTGCTTTGCCAATGAAGAAAATGGTGTGAAAGGCGGTATCCAATATGGAAAAACAGTAAAAGAAAATAATGAAAAGCATCTTTTTGCCATAGAATCCGATGCCGGAGGCTTTGCTCCAAGAGGAATTGCTCTGGATATGGATGATGCCAAAAGAAAACAGATTCAAAGCTGGTCCAAACTATTCCTACCTTATGGAGTATATAACTTTGAAGAAAAATTCTCCGGAACAGATCTTTACCCACTTCATGATATGGGAGTTCCTGCGGCTGAGTTGATGCCAGATTCTCAACGTTATTTTGATATTCACCATACTGAAGAAGACACCTTTGACAAAGTTAACAGAAGAGAGCTTTTATTGGGAGCCGTAGCCATGACCCATATTATTTATATGATTGATAAAAACTGGTAG